Genomic segment of Methanolobus mangrovi:
CAAGTATTTCCGAGGTAGAAGGCGTTGGCCAGCGTTATGCCATATCTCTGATGCAGGATGTCGCTTCCAGGGTTGAAGGTGTAAATGTCTCTGATTTTCTAAGGACCAAGGAGTCAATGGATGTGTATGAGAAATTGCTTGACCTTGTCAAGGAGTTTGCACACACTCGATATTCCAGGGACAAACTGCATATTTTTTTCCCGTATCCTTCTGCCAAAGTCGAAAAGATAATGAAGGTGCGTGAATCGGTTTCATATTACATGGAAACTGCCAAATTGCTGGAAACTGATGAGACTATTGTTGATCTGTTGTCAAAGACGACTCAACTCAATTTTAAACACCAGTGTCCTAAGGTACGTGACAGGGTTATCATAACATCTGACCAGGATAGTTACGAATATGCCAGAAAACGTTTTGCAGGATTGGTCGATGTGAATTTTGCGCGCTCCCTTTCCGAATTTATTGATGTTTCAAGAGGCTTTTCCCAGGTCATCGTTGTAGGTGATGATTACCTGTCATTCGATCTTCCTGAAGACGTGGAGCCTGAGTTCTTTTCTGACATGCAGGAAATAGATGATTTCAAGGTTATACCTGAAAAGGAAATAGTTGCATTTTCCAGAAATCTCAAGTCACTGGAATCTTCTATCAAAGTGATAAGGTTGCTTCGTTCCAGGGGAATTGATTTTTTTGACCGAATGGACGACGATAAACTTGAGTTGCTTGCTTCCACGCTGGCTTTAATTGATGAGAATGGTGATATTGCTCATGGTACGGATGAAGAGGTGGACAGGGTTTCCGATGCTATAGATAAGCTTAGTTCAACCGTTTCAGAAACAGTCCGCTTTTTGAATGATAGTCTTAATTCCTGTCTTGAGAATAGTCAGATGACTCTCAGTGGACAGGATATGCTGAAGGTGATGAATGGTACAATTGAGCTGAAAGAGATGCTTGGAAAGAAGCTTCACAAGAGTTATCATTCTATTGTAAAAGAATGTACAGACAGGATATGCAATGAACTTCAGCTTGAGAGGAAAGAAAGATTAATGGTTGATTCTCTTTTCCCGGAAGAGATAATGCATCCTGTTGAAGCTGACGTTGATAAACTCAATGCTTTAAAACAACATCTGAAGACAAAATCCCTGAAACGAAAATTCAATCACAAGCGCGAAGTTTCCCGCATATTGTCTTCTTACAGGGAAATTGTCCGGGAGATGGTTCGTGAAGTACTCGATTTCGATGTAGGATTTGCTATCGGTACTTTTGCCCAGGAATACAATCTTATGATGCCGGAAATTGTGGAACACACAGGGATTGGTTTTAATGGTGGAAGGAACCTTTTCCTGCTTTCCAGGCATGGTGATGTAGTACCAATTGATTATTCGGTGGGAGAGAACAGCCTGAGTCCCAGAGATGAGGCCAGCAGGGTTGTGCTTTTGAGTGGTGTGAATTCAGGAGGTAAGACCTCTCTTCTGGAACTTCTTGCCCAGAGTATTATCCTTGCACATATGGGATTCCCTGTTCCTGCAGGGCATATGGAACTGTCTCTTACTGAGTCTATGTACTACTTTGCCAAATCCAAAGGCACTCTGGATGCAGGTGCATTCGAAACGACTCTTACCGAGTTTTCCGTGGTGGCTGATGATTCTGCAAAATTTGTGCTTGCGGATGAACTTGAATCGATCACCGAACCGGGGGCTTCTGCAAAGATAATGGCTGGTATTCTTGAGGTGCTAACTGAGAACAACAGTACCATGTCTATATTTGTATCGCATCTTTCAGAGCAGATAATGGAGAATACGACCTGTGATATCAGAGTTGACGGAATAGAGGCAAGTGGGCTGGATGCTGATCTTAATTTAATAGTGGACAGAAGTCCTCGCTATAATTATATTGCAAAAAGCACCCCTGAACTGATAGTTGAAAGGCTCTCAAAAAAGACAGAGGGAAAAGAACAGGCCTTCTATGATAAATTAAGGAGTAAGTTCCAGTAGGACTGAAACTATATATTCTAGGTTTAAAGCACACCTTTGGTGCTTTTAATACCTTTTCCTTCAATGACTGTAGCTCTTCGAAGGGCATAAGCAAATGCCTTAAAGAGTGCTTCTATCTTGTGGTGGTCATTGTCACCATAAACATGAGCGTGCATATTTATTTTTGAGTTCTGGGCAATGGCTTCAAAGAAATGAACTACCATTTGTGTGCTGAATTCTCCCACTTTCGAAGCTTTGAACTCTGCATCCATTACAAGATAACTGCGTCCTCCAAGATCAAGAGCCACACTTGCCAGTGCTTCATCCATTGGTATGCGTGCTTCACCAAATCTTGCAATACCGGCTTTGTCAGCAAGTGCTTCTGCAATTACCTGCCCCAAAACGATTCCAGTATCCTCTATGAGGTGGTGATCATCAACTACCAGATCGCCGGTAGCTTTTACGGTGAGATTGAAGTTGCCATGTTTTGTGAATGCAGTGAGCATATGGTCGAAGAATCCAATACCAGTGCTGATGTCTGCAATGCCTTCTCCGTCAAGCTCCAGCTCGATGTTGATATCGGTTTCGCTGGTTTTACGTGATATGTTTGCTTTTCTCATGGATGCACCTGGTCATTCTATTATTTTATAAATTTTCACTGATAATATTTATTGCTTCTGGAAGTGTGAACTTTCCTGTGTATAATGCACTTCCGACAACAACTGCTTTTGCGCCTGTCTTTTTCAGAGCAATTAGGTCATCCAGCTTTGTAACTCCGCCGGATGCGATTACCGGAATGCCGACTGAATTAACCAGTTCTTCGGTAGGTGTGGTGTTTACTCCCTGCAACAATCCTTCAGAATCTATATTTGTGAAGAGGATACTTCCGGCTCCCAGTTCTTCAAACTTTATCCCCATTTCAACAGCTGTGAATTCGGATTGCTTTTGCCATCCTTCAATAGACACTTTGCCATTTTTGGAGTCAAGTGCAACGTTGATGTGCTTGCTTCCAAATGCATCTGCAAGCTCTTTGATAAGTTGTGGATTATTCATGGCTGCAGTGCTGAGTATAACTCTGTCAACCCCGAGTTTTAGCAGGTCTGCCGCATTTTCAAAAGAGCGTATTCCTCCGCCAACCTGGATCTCCACTCCAAGAGGTTTGCATTCCTCTACTATTTTTTCGATGATTTGGGCATTGTTGCGTTTTCCGTCAATGGCGCCATCAAGGTCTATGAGGTGTAAGGTCTTTGCACCCTGAGATACCCAGTCTTTGGCTACTGCTACTGGGTCATCTATAGAGACCATCTCGCTGCCGGGAACGCCCTGGACAAGCTGTACACATTTGCCGTTTCTCATATCAACGGCAGGGATAACTTCAAAGCTCATGCTACCTCAGGGCATCATTCTCTCGATAGGCACTACCAGTATGTCTTTAGCACCTGCCTTCTTGAGTTCATCCACTGTGGCAAAGATACTACCTGCATCAACAACGGCATGCACTGCAAGTATAGAATCATCGGATTCAACTTTCATAACAGTGGGGCCTGCCATTCCTGGTAGGACTTTCTTGACAATTTCCAGTGAATCAGCTGGTACATTCATCATCAGGTAACGTTTTCCTTTTGCTCTCAGGACACTCTCGACAGCGGTCCTGATCTGTCCTATCTTATCGTTGTTTTCCGTTGTCTTCTTATTTGCAATAAGGTAGACTGATGATGTGAATGCCTTTTCTATCATTTTGAGATGATTGGTGACAAGAGTGGTGCCTGAGCTGGAGATGTCCACAATGGCATCAGCGATTCCTACGTGAGGGGTCATTTCGCATGCACCGCTTACTTTAATGACTTCTATTTTCACTCCCTGATTCTCAAAGTACTTGGCAGTAATATTGGGGAATTCGGTAGCAACACGCATTCCTTCAAGCTCTTTTGCAGAGGTTATAGGAGAATCTTCCGGTACGGCAAGGACGAGATTTGCTCCTCCAAACTTAAGGTCCAGTAATATCTCAACATCAGATTCGGTTTCATGTATAAGGTCCAAACCGGTTATGCCCACATCGGCGGCACCATCCTGTACATACTCTGGAATATCTGCGGCTCTTGCAAACAGGTAAGTGATTTCAGGATCTGTTGTCTTGGCAAAAAGTTTCCTTGTCCCTCCTTCAAGTACAGGCAATCCTGCCTCTTTGAGGAGACTTACGGTTGGGTCATGTAAGCGCCCTTTATTGGGTATTGCAATACGTATCATGTGGATCCTTCTGTGAAATTATAATCAGTATCAATTGAACGTTCTTTGAAAGACTTTTATAGCATATAGACTTCACGCTGGACTTATATTCCGTTTTGTGAATTTAATAAAAGCGCGAATATAACTCAGGGTTATCATTATGGACGGATATTATTATATATTGTATAATCTCTAGGTATAGCGAAGGATACATAATTAACTTCAATTATGTATCCTTATCTTTCATTTGTCTCTTAATTGATATTATTGAGGATTAATAATGATGCGAAACATCAAAGTTGAACACCTGATTGAAACGCCGGTGGAAAAACAGCAAATCGAACTTGTGGAGAGAAAGGGTGTGGGACACCCTGACAGTATCTCCGATGGTCTTGCAGAAGCAGTTAGCCGTGCATTGTGCAAGGAATATGTCAATAAATGCGGTGTAGTTCTTCACCACAATACTGATGAGACTCAGATTGTGGCAGGAAGATCAAACCCACAGTTTGGTGGTGGAGAGGTCATCCAGCCTATATACACCCTGCTTGTGGGAAGGGCAACCAAGGAGTTCGAAGGCGTGGAGATCCCTGCAGAGTCTGTTGCTCTGAGGGCAGCAAGACAATACCTCAGGACTACCATAGTAGATATCGACCTCGAAAGTGACATCATAATAGATTGTAAACTTGGTACCGGTTCATCAGACCTTAGGGATGTTTTTAACAGGGACAGGATCCCAATGGCAAATGACACTTCATTTGGTGTCGGTCATGCTCCTTTTTCAGAACTTGAACAGATTGTCTACGAGTCAGAGAGAATGCTGGTAACTGATCTGAAAAAGAAGATTCCGGGTATTGGAACTGATATTAAGGTCATGGGTCTGAGAGATGGGAATGATATCAACCTTACAATATGCTGTGGAATGGTTGGTAAGCATATTGACGATCTGGATCACTATCTCAATCTTAAGGAAGAGATGGCAGATTATGTGACCGATCTTGCGCTTAAGCGTACAGAGCGTAATGTTAAAACCTTCATAAATGCCGCAGACAATCTTAAGTGTGAGTCTGTGTTCCTGACTGTGACAGGTACTTCTGCTGAAATGGGTGATGATGGTTCAGTTGGCCGAGGTAACCGCTGCAATGGCCTTATTACTCCTAACAGGCCAATGAGTATGGAAGCGACCAGTGGTAAGAATCCTATTAACCACATCGGCAAGATCTATAACCTGCTTTCCACCCAGATGGCAAAGGATATTGTGAAGGCTGTTCCTGAGGTTCAGGATGTCTACATTAAGCTGCTTTCCCAGATTGGTCAGCCAATAGACCAGCCACTTGTGGCAAGTGCACAGATCATTCCTGAAGACGGCGCAAACTTTGCTTCCATAAGGGCAGAAACCGAAGTTGTTATGGATGAGTGGCTTGCTGATGTCACAAAGATAACCAAGATGGTTATTAACGGCGAACTGGATACTTTCTGATATTGACATTAAAGTTCATCCTGAATTCAGGGTGGACTTCTTTTAAATTTTATTTTGTTGTTCTTGTTCTTTGTTTCTATTGAACTTCGTTTTTGTCTTTGATTTATATGCTCGTTCTGTTCATGCCCACTTTTCGGCGAAAGAGCTAAGTATGATTGTGCGTATTGGAGTGTTGCATCGCACGGCATCGTCGTGCTGAAGCATGATTTGTTAGACCCGCCTTAACTCAGTGGTAGAGTGCGCGGCTGTAGTTTGATTCATGTGATATGATCACATTACGCGCAGGCACCGCGATGTCCCCGGTTCGAGTCTGGGAGGCGGGACTTCCAAAATCATGGAAAAG
This window contains:
- a CDS encoding MutS-related protein, with the protein product MLAEVRTLQDIPRIGDKMSKRFVDHFGSENQALDAILAGDIASISEVEGVGQRYAISLMQDVASRVEGVNVSDFLRTKESMDVYEKLLDLVKEFAHTRYSRDKLHIFFPYPSAKVEKIMKVRESVSYYMETAKLLETDETIVDLLSKTTQLNFKHQCPKVRDRVIITSDQDSYEYARKRFAGLVDVNFARSLSEFIDVSRGFSQVIVVGDDYLSFDLPEDVEPEFFSDMQEIDDFKVIPEKEIVAFSRNLKSLESSIKVIRLLRSRGIDFFDRMDDDKLELLASTLALIDENGDIAHGTDEEVDRVSDAIDKLSSTVSETVRFLNDSLNSCLENSQMTLSGQDMLKVMNGTIELKEMLGKKLHKSYHSIVKECTDRICNELQLERKERLMVDSLFPEEIMHPVEADVDKLNALKQHLKTKSLKRKFNHKREVSRILSSYREIVREMVREVLDFDVGFAIGTFAQEYNLMMPEIVEHTGIGFNGGRNLFLLSRHGDVVPIDYSVGENSLSPRDEASRVVLLSGVNSGGKTSLLELLAQSIILAHMGFPVPAGHMELSLTESMYYFAKSKGTLDAGAFETTLTEFSVVADDSAKFVLADELESITEPGASAKIMAGILEVLTENNSTMSIFVSHLSEQIMENTTCDIRVDGIEASGLDADLNLIVDRSPRYNYIAKSTPELIVERLSKKTEGKEQAFYDKLRSKFQ
- the hisB gene encoding imidazoleglycerol-phosphate dehydratase HisB, whose protein sequence is MRKANISRKTSETDINIELELDGEGIADISTGIGFFDHMLTAFTKHGNFNLTVKATGDLVVDDHHLIEDTGIVLGQVIAEALADKAGIARFGEARIPMDEALASVALDLGGRSYLVMDAEFKASKVGEFSTQMVVHFFEAIAQNSKINMHAHVYGDNDHHKIEALFKAFAYALRRATVIEGKGIKSTKGVL
- the hisA gene encoding 1-(5-phosphoribosyl)-5-[(5-phosphoribosylamino)methylideneamino]imidazole-4-carboxamide isomerase; protein product: MSFEVIPAVDMRNGKCVQLVQGVPGSEMVSIDDPVAVAKDWVSQGAKTLHLIDLDGAIDGKRNNAQIIEKIVEECKPLGVEIQVGGGIRSFENAADLLKLGVDRVILSTAAMNNPQLIKELADAFGSKHINVALDSKNGKVSIEGWQKQSEFTAVEMGIKFEELGAGSILFTNIDSEGLLQGVNTTPTEELVNSVGIPVIASGGVTKLDDLIALKKTGAKAVVVGSALYTGKFTLPEAINIISENL
- the hisG gene encoding ATP phosphoribosyltransferase gives rise to the protein MIRIAIPNKGRLHDPTVSLLKEAGLPVLEGGTRKLFAKTTDPEITYLFARAADIPEYVQDGAADVGITGLDLIHETESDVEILLDLKFGGANLVLAVPEDSPITSAKELEGMRVATEFPNITAKYFENQGVKIEVIKVSGACEMTPHVGIADAIVDISSSGTTLVTNHLKMIEKAFTSSVYLIANKKTTENNDKIGQIRTAVESVLRAKGKRYLMMNVPADSLEIVKKVLPGMAGPTVMKVESDDSILAVHAVVDAGSIFATVDELKKAGAKDILVVPIERMMP
- a CDS encoding methionine adenosyltransferase, encoding MMRNIKVEHLIETPVEKQQIELVERKGVGHPDSISDGLAEAVSRALCKEYVNKCGVVLHHNTDETQIVAGRSNPQFGGGEVIQPIYTLLVGRATKEFEGVEIPAESVALRAARQYLRTTIVDIDLESDIIIDCKLGTGSSDLRDVFNRDRIPMANDTSFGVGHAPFSELEQIVYESERMLVTDLKKKIPGIGTDIKVMGLRDGNDINLTICCGMVGKHIDDLDHYLNLKEEMADYVTDLALKRTERNVKTFINAADNLKCESVFLTVTGTSAEMGDDGSVGRGNRCNGLITPNRPMSMEATSGKNPINHIGKIYNLLSTQMAKDIVKAVPEVQDVYIKLLSQIGQPIDQPLVASAQIIPEDGANFASIRAETEVVMDEWLADVTKITKMVINGELDTF